In a genomic window of Caldivirga sp.:
- a CDS encoding DNA double-strand break repair nuclease NurA — MFNNEDLTIDLWVDPPLLNALFEDARSIANKLNLTSVMNEVNELKAKVSSRISPIPNVSGSRYFAYAIDSSFPPSPLELVGGVLTVVAYGYVGQVGGKSDRYVTGDILYEDTSEISKSIEIISKIREREMVIKLLKDKLHGRKNLDLIILDGEIYVHPLPYNLPAYEGVRRKVEDVLEKMLNLAEKSKTTIVGVVKRVRSRYLSIYAGHCLSTNDKLMASLLLNKGEYISLGNYGSVLPQWLQINYMDCETKRGMSREEAERRLNEGIENLKRVFNGDGGRLKGIPKVADTELIFYKAPITAVATKLEVLDLGGIGIPNLIGYLSSQTTNTGYPYLLDLVDTYVRVDSRLLDYVKSLLTRYAGLSISDSNVKELINTLLQLTNPQKAYLYRQMEG; from the coding sequence TCGCTAATAAACTTAATTTAACTTCAGTTATGAATGAGGTTAATGAACTTAAGGCTAAAGTCTCAAGTAGAATAAGCCCAATACCTAATGTTAGTGGAAGCAGATACTTCGCATATGCCATAGACTCCAGTTTCCCTCCATCGCCGCTTGAGTTAGTCGGCGGCGTACTAACGGTAGTGGCTTATGGTTATGTTGGCCAAGTTGGAGGTAAGTCAGATAGGTACGTTACAGGTGACATACTCTATGAGGATACTAGCGAAATCAGTAAGTCTATTGAAATAATATCTAAGATAAGGGAGAGGGAAATGGTTATTAAGCTACTTAAGGATAAATTACATGGTAGAAAGAACCTGGACTTAATAATACTGGATGGGGAAATATACGTGCACCCATTACCATATAATCTACCTGCCTATGAGGGTGTTAGGAGGAAGGTTGAGGATGTTTTAGAGAAGATGCTTAACCTCGCTGAAAAGTCTAAAACAACAATAGTTGGTGTTGTTAAAAGGGTTAGGTCAAGGTACCTCTCCATTTATGCTGGCCATTGCTTGTCAACTAATGATAAACTTATGGCCAGTTTACTTCTTAATAAGGGTGAGTACATTAGTCTAGGCAATTACGGTAGTGTACTGCCGCAATGGCTTCAAATCAATTATATGGATTGTGAAACTAAGAGGGGTATGAGTAGGGAAGAGGCTGAACGAAGACTTAACGAGGGTATTGAGAACCTGAAGAGGGTTTTCAATGGTGATGGGGGAAGATTAAAAGGAATACCTAAAGTAGCAGACACAGAGCTAATATTCTATAAAGCCCCAATAACTGCAGTTGCTACTAAGCTGGAGGTACTTGACCTAGGTGGAATAGGAATACCTAACCTGATCGGGTACTTATCATCGCAAACAACCAACACAGGTTACCCATATTTACTTGACTTAGTGGATACGTATGTTAGGGTTGATTCACGACTACTTGATTACGTTAAATCCCTCCTAACCAGGTATGCTGGGTTAAGCATAAGTGATAGTAATGTTAAGGAATTAATTAACACACTCCTTCAGTTAACGAATCCTCAGAAGGCTTATCTTTATAGGCAAATGGAGGGTTAA
- the trxA gene encoding thioredoxin: protein MANDTGKDPELDKLLEKKTREMVKGVKNVGNVVELNRNNFNDFIKAHDVAVIDFWATWCAPCFMLEPIIKKLAAEMPNVGFGRLNTEEEPEIAAKYYIMSLPTVMIFKNGEPIDQVVGVVPKKVLQDRIKAYLDN from the coding sequence ATGGCTAATGATACTGGCAAAGACCCTGAGCTAGATAAGTTGCTGGAGAAGAAGACTAGAGAAATGGTTAAGGGAGTGAAAAACGTGGGTAATGTGGTGGAGTTGAATCGCAATAACTTCAATGACTTCATTAAGGCTCATGATGTTGCTGTTATTGACTTTTGGGCTACTTGGTGCGCCCCCTGCTTTATGCTTGAGCCAATAATAAAGAAGCTGGCTGCGGAAATGCCTAATGTGGGTTTTGGCAGGCTTAATACTGAGGAGGAGCCTGAAATTGCAGCTAAGTACTATATAATGAGCTTACCAACAGTCATGATATTTAAAAATGGTGAGCCAATAGACCAGGTAGTAGGTGTAGTACCTAAGAAGGTTCTTCAAGACAGGATTAAGGCTTACCTGGATAATTAG